The following are encoded together in the Dickeya lacustris genome:
- a CDS encoding dienelactone hydrolase family protein — protein sequence MKTFIITSMKKFSVRRILSTLMGCLVSFSLMANDTAYTTRAITDDALPTFYPQLKQQLTYPDSWLSGRYHHFADWQKHARQLVRAQLLTPDSQRAFSPQVIDNQDRGDYVAQKVVFNLTDESRVAGLMLVPKTPAPHPAVLLLHDHGAKFDIGKEKMVRPWGDEGRIASATAWAERYFSGRFVGDELARRGYVVFAVDALGFGDRGPLKYEQQQALASNFFNLGRSLAGLVAYEDTRALDFLASLPEVDPKRIGVLGFSMGAYRAWQLAALSDKAAASAAIAWMGTYDGLMVPGNNILRGQSSFYMLHPGLPAHLDFPDVASIAAPRPMLLFNGGKDPLFSQPVVEEAYRRLHQVWQSQHAQAQLETRIWPDLGHVFYQEQQDAVFHWLDSKLGVSEAHSGRSR from the coding sequence ATGAAAACGTTCATCATAACGTCCATGAAAAAATTTAGCGTACGTCGTATCCTCAGTACCCTGATGGGATGTCTGGTCAGTTTTTCGCTTATGGCTAATGATACTGCTTACACAACGCGTGCAATCACCGATGACGCGCTACCCACGTTCTACCCGCAACTTAAACAACAGCTTACCTATCCTGACTCCTGGCTGTCCGGGCGTTATCACCACTTTGCCGACTGGCAGAAACACGCCAGACAGCTCGTGCGCGCACAGCTTCTGACGCCAGATTCCCAGCGCGCTTTTTCACCACAGGTTATTGATAATCAGGATAGGGGGGACTATGTCGCCCAGAAAGTGGTGTTTAACCTCACGGATGAGAGTCGGGTGGCGGGGTTAATGCTCGTGCCGAAAACGCCTGCACCACACCCAGCGGTGCTATTACTGCACGATCACGGCGCGAAATTTGATATTGGTAAAGAGAAAATGGTTCGTCCGTGGGGCGATGAGGGCCGTATCGCCTCCGCTACCGCCTGGGCTGAACGCTACTTCTCCGGGCGTTTTGTGGGTGATGAACTGGCCCGGCGAGGTTATGTGGTATTCGCCGTGGACGCACTGGGATTTGGCGACCGAGGGCCGCTGAAATACGAGCAACAGCAGGCGCTGGCCAGTAATTTCTTTAACCTTGGCCGCTCGCTGGCGGGTTTGGTGGCTTATGAAGATACCCGAGCACTGGATTTTTTGGCCTCGTTGCCAGAGGTTGACCCTAAGCGTATCGGCGTACTGGGGTTTTCCATGGGGGCCTATCGCGCCTGGCAACTGGCGGCGTTATCTGATAAAGCGGCGGCCAGCGCCGCCATCGCCTGGATGGGGACGTATGACGGCCTGATGGTGCCTGGCAATAACATCCTGCGTGGTCAGTCATCGTTTTATATGTTGCACCCCGGTTTGCCCGCGCATCTGGATTTTCCTGATGTAGCCAGCATTGCCGCACCACGCCCGATGCTGCTTTTTAACGGTGGTAAAGACCCTTTGTTTAGCCAACCGGTGGTGGAAGAGGCGTATCGGCGTCTGCATCAGGTGTGGCAGTCGCAGCATGCGCAGGCGCAACTGGAAACGCGCATCTGGCCGGATCTGGGGCATGTGTTCTATCAGGAACAGCAAGATGCGGTGTTTCACTGGCTGGATAGCAAACTGGGTGTGTCAGAAGCGCATTCGGGGCGTTCGCGGTGA
- the aceE gene encoding pyruvate dehydrogenase (acetyl-transferring), homodimeric type, with amino-acid sequence MSERLNNDVDPIETRDWLQAIESVIREEGVERAQFLIDQVLTEARKGGVKVAAGSASSSYINTIALEDEPAYPGNLDLERRIRSAIRWNAVMTVLRASKKDLELGGHMASFQSSATFYEVCFNHFFRARNAQDGGDLVFFQGHISPGVYARAFLEGRLTEEQMNNFRQEAHGNGLSSYPHPKLMPEFWQFPTVSMGLGPINAIYQAKFLKYLNNRGLKDTTKQTVYAFLGDGEMDEPESKGAITIATREKLDNLVFVINCNLQRLDGPVTGNGKIINELEGIFGGAGWEVIKVIWGGRWDELLRKDTSGKLIQLMNETVDGDYQTFKSKNGAYVREHFFGKYPETAELVKDWSDDDIWALNRGGHDPKKVYAALKKAQETKGKPVVILAHTIKGYGMGDAAEGKNIAHQVKKINMDGVRYFRDRFNVPVADADVENLPFITFDKNSEEYKYLHERRQALEGYLPSRQPKFSEKLALPSLEDFSSLLEEQTKEISTTIAFVRALNVMLKNPSIKDRLVPIIADEARTFGMEGLFRQIGIYSPNGQQYTPQDRELVAYYKEDQKGQILQEGINELGAGSSWLAAATSYSTNDLPMIPFYIYYSMFGFQRIGDLCWAAGDQQARGFLIGGTSGRTTLNGEGLQHEDGHSHIQSLTIPNCISYDPAFAYEVAVIMHDGLVRMYGDAQENIYYYITTLNENYHMPAMPKGAEEGIRKGIYKLETVAGSKGKVQLLGSGSILRHVREAAQILANDYGIGSDVYSVTSFTELARDGQDCERWNMLHPTEAPRVPYIAQVMNDAPAVASTDYMKLFAEQVRTYVPASDYRVLGTDGFGRSDSRENLRHHFEVDASYVVVAALGELAKRGEVEKSVVAEAIKKFDINPEKVNPRVA; translated from the coding sequence ATGTCAGAACGTTTGAATAATGACGTGGATCCGATCGAAACGCGCGACTGGCTGCAAGCGATCGAATCGGTTATCCGTGAAGAGGGTGTTGAGCGCGCTCAGTTCCTGATTGATCAGGTGCTGACTGAAGCACGCAAAGGTGGGGTAAAGGTTGCTGCGGGCAGTGCCAGCAGTAGCTATATCAACACCATTGCGCTTGAAGATGAACCTGCATATCCGGGGAACCTTGATCTGGAGCGCCGTATTCGTTCCGCAATTCGCTGGAACGCTGTGATGACGGTACTGCGTGCCTCTAAGAAGGATCTGGAGCTGGGCGGTCACATGGCGTCTTTCCAGTCTTCCGCTACCTTCTATGAAGTGTGTTTTAACCACTTCTTCCGTGCCCGTAATGCACAGGATGGCGGCGATCTGGTGTTCTTCCAGGGCCACATTTCTCCCGGCGTTTACGCCCGTGCCTTCCTTGAAGGCCGCCTGACTGAAGAACAGATGAACAACTTCCGTCAGGAAGCGCATGGCAACGGCCTGTCTTCCTATCCGCATCCGAAACTGATGCCGGAATTCTGGCAGTTCCCAACCGTTTCTATGGGTCTTGGCCCGATTAACGCGATTTACCAGGCTAAATTCCTGAAATACCTCAATAACCGTGGTCTGAAAGATACAACGAAGCAGACTGTTTACGCCTTCCTCGGCGACGGTGAAATGGATGAGCCAGAGTCTAAGGGTGCTATCACCATCGCAACCCGTGAAAAACTGGACAACCTGGTATTCGTTATCAACTGTAACTTGCAGCGTCTGGATGGCCCGGTAACAGGTAACGGTAAAATCATCAACGAGCTGGAAGGCATCTTTGGTGGCGCAGGCTGGGAAGTTATCAAGGTTATCTGGGGCGGTCGTTGGGATGAGCTGCTGCGTAAAGATACCAGCGGTAAGCTGATTCAACTGATGAACGAAACCGTTGATGGCGACTACCAGACCTTCAAGTCCAAAAACGGTGCCTATGTACGCGAGCATTTCTTTGGTAAATACCCGGAAACTGCCGAGCTGGTGAAAGACTGGAGCGATGACGACATCTGGGCTCTGAACCGTGGTGGTCACGATCCGAAGAAAGTCTACGCTGCACTGAAAAAAGCGCAGGAAACCAAGGGCAAGCCGGTGGTTATTCTGGCTCATACCATTAAAGGTTATGGTATGGGTGATGCGGCCGAAGGCAAAAACATTGCCCATCAGGTTAAGAAAATCAACATGGACGGCGTGCGTTACTTCCGCGACCGTTTCAATGTGCCGGTTGCGGACGCAGATGTCGAAAACCTGCCGTTTATTACCTTCGACAAAAACTCCGAAGAGTACAAATACCTGCACGAACGTCGTCAGGCGCTGGAAGGCTACCTGCCGTCGCGTCAGCCGAAATTCTCTGAGAAACTGGCTCTGCCTTCACTGGAAGATTTCAGCTCGCTGTTAGAAGAACAGACCAAAGAAATCTCCACCACCATCGCATTTGTCCGTGCGCTGAATGTGATGCTGAAGAACCCGTCTATCAAAGACCGTCTGGTGCCTATCATCGCTGATGAAGCGCGTACCTTCGGTATGGAAGGTCTGTTCCGTCAGATTGGTATCTACAGCCCGAACGGTCAGCAGTACACCCCGCAGGATCGCGAGCTGGTGGCGTACTACAAAGAAGATCAGAAAGGTCAGATCCTGCAAGAAGGGATCAACGAACTGGGCGCAGGTTCATCCTGGCTGGCGGCGGCAACGTCTTACAGCACCAATGATCTGCCGATGATCCCGTTCTATATCTACTATTCAATGTTCGGTTTCCAGCGTATTGGCGACCTGTGCTGGGCGGCTGGCGACCAGCAGGCTCGCGGCTTCCTGATTGGCGGAACGTCTGGACGTACCACGCTGAACGGCGAAGGTTTGCAGCATGAAGATGGCCACAGCCATATTCAGTCGCTGACTATCCCGAACTGTATTTCCTACGATCCGGCTTTCGCTTATGAAGTCGCTGTCATCATGCATGACGGTCTGGTTCGTATGTACGGTGATGCGCAGGAAAACATTTACTACTACATCACTACGCTGAACGAAAACTACCACATGCCAGCGATGCCGAAAGGTGCCGAAGAAGGTATCCGCAAAGGTATCTACAAACTGGAAACGGTGGCGGGCAGCAAAGGTAAGGTTCAGTTGCTGGGTTCAGGTTCTATCCTGCGTCATGTGCGTGAAGCCGCACAGATCCTGGCGAATGACTACGGCATCGGTTCTGATGTGTACAGCGTCACCTCCTTCACGGAACTGGCCCGCGATGGTCAGGACTGCGAGCGTTGGAACATGCTGCACCCGACCGAAGCGCCGCGCGTACCGTACATCGCTCAGGTGATGAACGACGCACCGGCAGTCGCGTCTACCGATTACATGAAACTGTTTGCCGAGCAGGTACGCACTTACGTTCCGGCTAGCGACTACCGCGTACTGGGTACGGACGGTTTCGGTCGTTCCGACAGCCGTGAAAACCTGCGCCACCACTTTGAAGTTGATGCTTCCTATGTGGTTGTTGCTGCACTGGGCGAACTGGCTAAACGCGGTGAAGTTGAGAAATCTGTTGTGGCTGAAGCCATCAAGAAATTCGACATTAACCCTGAAAAAGTTAACCCGCGCGTAGCATAA
- the lpdA gene encoding dihydrolipoyl dehydrogenase, with the protein MSTEIKAQVVVLGAGPAGYSAAFRCADLGLETVLVERYSTLGGVCLNVGCIPSKALLHVAKVIEEAKALAEHGIVFGEPQTDINKIRTWKEKVINQLTGGLAGMAKGRKVKVVNGFGKFTGPNTLVVEGEGGNTTVNFDNAIIAAGSRPIQLPFIPHDDPRVWDSTDALELKTVPGRLLVMGGGIIGLEMGTVYHALGSQIDVVEMFDQVIPAADKDIVKVFTKRISKKFNLMLETKVTAVEAKEDGIYVSMEGKNAPAEAQRYDAVLVAIGRVPNGKLLDAGQAGVEVDERGFIRVDKQLRTNVPHIYAIGDIVGQPMLAHKGVHEGHVAAEVISGKKHYFDPKVIPSIAYTEPEVAWVGLTEKEAKEKGISYETAVFPWAASGRAIASDCADGMTKLIFDKETHRVIGGAIVGTNGGELLGEIGLAIEMGCDAEDIALTIHAHPTLHESVGLAAEVFEGSITDLPNAKAKKK; encoded by the coding sequence ATGAGTACTGAAATTAAAGCTCAGGTGGTGGTACTTGGCGCGGGCCCCGCAGGTTACTCTGCGGCGTTCCGTTGTGCAGATTTAGGTCTGGAAACGGTATTGGTTGAGCGCTACTCCACGTTGGGTGGTGTTTGTCTGAATGTCGGCTGTATTCCTTCCAAAGCGCTGTTGCATGTCGCGAAAGTTATCGAAGAGGCCAAAGCATTGGCTGAACACGGTATCGTTTTTGGCGAACCGCAGACTGACATCAATAAAATCCGTACCTGGAAAGAGAAAGTCATCAATCAGTTGACCGGTGGTCTGGCTGGTATGGCGAAAGGCCGTAAAGTCAAAGTCGTCAACGGTTTTGGTAAATTTACCGGCCCGAATACGCTGGTCGTAGAAGGCGAAGGTGGCAACACCACGGTAAATTTTGATAATGCCATTATTGCTGCGGGTTCCCGCCCGATCCAACTGCCGTTTATTCCTCATGACGATCCGCGCGTGTGGGATTCGACCGATGCGCTGGAGCTGAAAACTGTTCCTGGCCGTCTGCTGGTCATGGGTGGCGGTATTATCGGCCTGGAAATGGGCACGGTCTATCATGCTCTGGGTTCGCAGATAGACGTTGTGGAAATGTTCGATCAAGTGATCCCCGCAGCCGATAAAGACATCGTTAAAGTATTCACTAAGCGTATCAGCAAGAAATTTAACCTGATGCTGGAAACGAAAGTGACTGCGGTAGAAGCCAAAGAAGATGGCATCTATGTGTCGATGGAAGGCAAAAATGCGCCTGCTGAAGCACAGCGTTATGATGCGGTGTTGGTGGCTATCGGCCGTGTGCCGAATGGCAAGCTGCTGGATGCGGGTCAGGCGGGTGTAGAGGTCGATGAGCGCGGCTTTATCCGTGTGGACAAGCAATTGCGCACTAACGTGCCGCACATCTACGCTATCGGTGACATCGTCGGTCAGCCGATGCTGGCGCACAAAGGCGTACATGAAGGCCATGTTGCCGCTGAAGTGATCTCCGGTAAGAAACACTACTTCGATCCGAAAGTGATCCCGTCTATCGCCTATACCGAGCCGGAAGTGGCTTGGGTCGGTTTGACTGAGAAAGAAGCGAAAGAGAAAGGCATCAGCTACGAAACCGCCGTGTTCCCGTGGGCGGCATCAGGCCGTGCGATCGCCTCTGATTGCGCTGACGGTATGACCAAGCTGATTTTCGACAAAGAAACGCACCGTGTGATCGGTGGGGCGATTGTCGGCACCAACGGCGGTGAACTGTTGGGTGAAATTGGTCTGGCCATTGAAATGGGCTGTGACGCTGAAGACATCGCGTTGACCATTCATGCTCACCCGACGCTGCATGAATCTGTCGGCCTGGCCGCAGAAGTGTTTGAAGGCAGTATTACCGACCTGCCAAACGCCAAAGCGAAGAAGAAATAA
- the pdhR gene encoding pyruvate dehydrogenase complex transcriptional repressor PdhR, translating to MAYSKIRQPKLSDVIEQQLEFLILEGTLRPGEKLPPERELAKQFDVSRPSLREAIQRLEAKGLLLRRQGGGTFVQSNLWQSVSDPLAELLSNHPEAQFDLLETRHALEGIAAYYAALRGTEEDLQRIRDCHAQIDTARESGDLVAESEAVMHYQVAVTEATHNVVLLHLLRCMGPMLEQNVRQNFELLYLSREVLTQVSDHRARIFEAIVAREPEKAREASHRHLAFIEEVLLELNREHSRRERSLRRLQQRKD from the coding sequence ATGGCCTACAGCAAGATCCGTCAGCCCAAACTGTCAGATGTGATTGAACAGCAACTGGAGTTTCTGATCCTTGAAGGAACCTTGCGTCCTGGTGAGAAACTTCCTCCCGAACGTGAGTTAGCTAAACAGTTTGATGTTTCCCGCCCTTCGTTGCGCGAAGCTATCCAACGTCTTGAGGCTAAAGGATTACTTTTGCGTCGCCAGGGTGGCGGCACGTTCGTGCAGAGTAACCTCTGGCAGAGTGTCAGCGATCCGCTGGCAGAATTACTGAGTAATCACCCCGAAGCGCAGTTTGATCTCCTTGAAACCCGTCATGCACTGGAAGGCATTGCTGCTTACTACGCTGCTTTACGCGGTACGGAAGAGGACTTGCAGCGTATTCGCGACTGCCACGCGCAAATCGATACTGCGCGTGAGTCGGGAGACTTGGTCGCCGAGTCAGAAGCGGTGATGCATTATCAGGTTGCGGTCACTGAGGCGACGCACAATGTGGTGTTGCTGCATTTGCTAAGGTGCATGGGGCCAATGCTTGAGCAGAATGTCAGGCAGAATTTTGAGTTGCTTTATCTGAGTCGTGAAGTGCTGACGCAGGTGAGCGACCATCGTGCCAGAATTTTTGAGGCAATTGTCGCCCGTGAGCCGGAAAAGGCCCGCGAGGCGTCACATCGCCATCTGGCATTTATAGAAGAAGTATTGCTGGAACTTAACCGGGAACACAGCCGGCGAGAACGCTCGTTACGACGGCTCCAGCAACGCAAGGATTAG
- a CDS encoding MmgE/PrpD family protein gives MSAHESLTRQLAERIVTTHPDSHAQHLARDGVIDFLACVLPIWYGAVVDSGFTPLKSVYQGSDSQTRSLLLGYAGHALDFDDFHSSFRGHPGTVILPALFALASERSLTEADFLSAYVIGIETAGRLGLAAGPRHYSLGYHNTATLGALAAAAAVCHACRTTVEQTANALGIAATQGAGLRAQFGSAMKPLHAGLAARAGLSAVQLALAGFHGNHDSVVEAFLSAHGDGQHHSSALIDNWSNPWRIETPGLTFKRYPTCGGTHSAAEAAFQLRAEWQRHTNLPFEQLAASVERITVSFPPGGDAAPFIHQARTGVEGRFSLEYVIAAALIEGELRLERFSESPVEQHIATLASSVSRQPDSNAPPDEQNPDARFHDVTLWLKGGSSLNARVSWQQTAAMPTDVLAKLDQTLKLLPTLPARQIRQACLLAAPGSLSALVHWLS, from the coding sequence ATGTCTGCCCACGAAAGCCTCACCCGCCAACTGGCGGAGCGTATTGTCACAACCCATCCAGACTCACACGCACAGCATCTTGCCCGCGATGGCGTCATCGATTTTCTCGCCTGCGTGTTGCCCATCTGGTATGGCGCGGTTGTCGATAGCGGCTTTACCCCGCTGAAGTCTGTCTATCAGGGCAGCGATAGCCAGACGCGCAGCCTGCTGCTGGGCTACGCGGGCCACGCACTCGATTTTGATGACTTTCATTCAAGCTTTCGTGGCCACCCCGGCACGGTTATCTTGCCCGCTTTATTCGCGCTGGCCAGCGAGCGCTCGCTCACCGAAGCCGATTTTCTCAGCGCTTATGTCATCGGTATAGAAACCGCCGGACGGCTCGGATTAGCCGCCGGGCCGCGCCACTACAGCCTTGGCTACCATAACACCGCAACGCTAGGTGCGCTGGCCGCGGCTGCTGCGGTGTGCCATGCCTGCCGGACGACCGTCGAGCAGACAGCAAACGCGCTCGGTATCGCTGCAACCCAGGGAGCCGGGCTGCGTGCGCAATTTGGTTCAGCAATGAAGCCACTGCATGCCGGGCTGGCGGCTCGCGCCGGTTTAAGCGCCGTTCAGCTAGCATTGGCCGGGTTTCACGGCAACCACGACAGCGTGGTGGAGGCCTTTCTGAGTGCCCACGGCGACGGTCAACACCATAGCAGCGCATTGATAGACAACTGGAGCAACCCGTGGCGTATTGAGACGCCAGGGTTGACGTTCAAACGCTATCCTACCTGTGGTGGTACACACAGCGCCGCCGAAGCCGCCTTTCAACTACGGGCTGAGTGGCAGCGGCATACCAACCTGCCGTTTGAGCAGTTAGCCGCATCCGTTGAGCGAATCACGGTTTCCTTCCCGCCAGGTGGTGATGCCGCTCCATTTATCCATCAGGCCCGCACCGGTGTTGAGGGGCGTTTTAGTCTGGAATATGTGATTGCAGCCGCACTCATTGAAGGTGAATTACGCTTAGAGCGCTTTAGCGAAAGCCCGGTTGAACAACATATCGCCACGTTAGCCAGCAGCGTCTCACGTCAGCCAGATTCCAATGCACCGCCAGATGAGCAAAATCCCGATGCGCGTTTTCATGACGTCACCCTGTGGCTAAAAGGAGGAAGCAGCCTGAACGCCAGAGTGAGCTGGCAGCAAACCGCCGCCATGCCGACTGACGTGCTAGCCAAACTTGACCAAACGCTGAAGCTGCTGCCCACGCTGCCAGCCCGTCAAATACGCCAGGCCTGCTTGCTGGCCGCACCGGGGTCGCTATCAGCGCTGGTGCATTGGCTTTCATAG
- the aceF gene encoding pyruvate dehydrogenase complex dihydrolipoyllysine-residue acetyltransferase: protein MAIEINVPDIGADEVEVTEVLVKVGDKVDAEQSLITVEGDKASMEVPSPQAGVVKEIKVAVGDKVATGKLIMVFEAEGAAAAAPAPAAAAPAPAAAPAAASAAKEVEVPDIGGDEVEVTEVLVKVGDAVSAEQSLITVEGDKASMEVPAPFAGTVKEIRIKAGDKVKTGSLIMVFEVAGAAPAAAAAPVASAPVAAPAVSSGAKDVNVPDIGGDEVEVTEVLVKVGDKVAAEQSLITVEGDKASMEVPAPFAGTVKEIKVSTGSKVKTGSLIMVFEVEGAAPAVASVAAAPAQAASAPAAAPAPAAAKAEGKSEFAENDAYIHATPVIRRLAREFGVNLAKVKGTGRKGRILREDVQAYVKDAVKRAESAPAAGAATGGSLPGLLPWPKVDFSKFGEIEEVELGRIQKISGANLSRNWVVIPHVTHFDKTDITDLEAFRKQQNVEAEKRKLDVKITPVVFIMKAVATALEQMPRFNSSLSEDAQRLTLKKYINIGVAVDTPNGLVVPVFKDVNKKGIIELSRELTVISKKARDGKLTAGEMQGGCFTISSIGGLGTTHFAPIVNAPEVAILGVSKSSMEPVWNGKEFVPRLMLPISLSFDHRVIDGADGARFITIINNTLSDIRRLVM from the coding sequence ATGGCTATCGAAATCAACGTACCGGATATCGGTGCAGATGAAGTTGAAGTCACCGAAGTGCTGGTCAAAGTGGGTGACAAAGTGGACGCCGAGCAGTCGCTTATCACTGTAGAAGGCGACAAGGCTTCGATGGAAGTGCCCTCACCGCAAGCCGGTGTGGTGAAAGAAATCAAAGTAGCGGTTGGTGACAAAGTCGCGACCGGTAAATTAATCATGGTCTTTGAAGCAGAGGGTGCGGCGGCTGCCGCACCGGCTCCAGCCGCTGCTGCGCCAGCGCCTGCTGCGGCACCTGCCGCTGCCAGCGCCGCCAAAGAGGTGGAAGTACCGGATATCGGCGGTGACGAAGTTGAAGTGACCGAAGTGTTGGTGAAAGTCGGCGATGCTGTAAGCGCCGAACAATCACTGATTACCGTTGAAGGCGATAAAGCTTCAATGGAAGTGCCAGCACCGTTTGCGGGCACCGTCAAAGAAATTCGCATCAAGGCAGGCGACAAGGTAAAAACTGGCTCGCTTATCATGGTGTTTGAGGTGGCGGGTGCCGCGCCTGCGGCGGCAGCGGCTCCTGTAGCCAGTGCCCCGGTTGCGGCCCCGGCTGTGAGCAGTGGCGCCAAAGACGTCAACGTGCCGGATATCGGCGGCGATGAAGTCGAAGTGACCGAAGTGCTGGTGAAAGTCGGTGATAAAGTGGCGGCCGAACAGTCGCTGATTACCGTTGAAGGTGACAAAGCCTCAATGGAAGTCCCGGCACCGTTTGCGGGCACCGTAAAAGAAATCAAAGTCAGCACCGGTAGCAAAGTCAAAACCGGTTCGCTGATTATGGTGTTCGAAGTCGAAGGTGCGGCTCCGGCAGTGGCTTCTGTTGCTGCGGCACCGGCTCAGGCAGCCAGCGCTCCAGCGGCGGCTCCTGCTCCGGCGGCAGCGAAAGCCGAGGGTAAGAGCGAGTTTGCTGAAAATGACGCTTATATCCATGCGACCCCGGTTATCCGCCGTCTGGCACGTGAATTTGGCGTGAATCTGGCGAAAGTAAAAGGCACTGGCCGTAAAGGTCGTATCCTGCGTGAAGACGTGCAGGCGTATGTGAAAGACGCGGTAAAACGCGCTGAATCTGCGCCAGCTGCGGGTGCGGCGACCGGCGGTTCTCTGCCTGGCTTGCTGCCGTGGCCGAAAGTCGATTTCAGCAAATTTGGTGAAATCGAAGAAGTCGAGTTGGGCCGTATTCAGAAGATCTCTGGTGCCAACCTGAGCCGTAACTGGGTGGTTATTCCGCACGTTACGCACTTCGACAAAACCGATATCACCGATCTGGAAGCGTTCCGCAAACAGCAGAACGTGGAAGCCGAGAAGCGTAAGCTGGATGTGAAGATAACGCCAGTCGTGTTCATCATGAAAGCCGTTGCGACTGCGCTTGAGCAGATGCCGCGTTTCAACAGCTCACTGTCTGAAGACGCCCAGCGCCTGACGTTGAAGAAATACATCAACATCGGTGTAGCGGTAGATACGCCAAATGGCCTGGTTGTGCCGGTGTTCAAGGATGTTAACAAGAAAGGCATCATTGAGTTATCTCGTGAGCTGACCGTCATCTCCAAGAAAGCCCGTGATGGTAAACTGACGGCAGGCGAAATGCAGGGCGGATGCTTTACCATCTCCAGCATTGGTGGTTTGGGAACGACCCACTTCGCACCTATCGTCAATGCACCGGAAGTGGCGATTCTTGGGGTGTCTAAATCCTCGATGGAGCCGGTCTGGAATGGTAAAGAGTTTGTGCCGCGCCTGATGCTGCCTATCTCCTTGTCGTTCGACCACCGCGTGATCGACGGTGCTGATGGTGCCCGCTTTATCACCATCATCAACAACACACTGAGCGATATTCGCCGGTTGGTGATGTAA